CTCCGAGGTACTCGGCCAACTGCCAGCCGTTCTTCCGCTCGGTGTCGCTGAGCAGCGCTTGCAGATAAGCAATGGCCCGTCGCCGAGGCTCACTGCGGGCAAAGTGACGCCCAATGCGTTGGCTGACGGCGTCGACCTCCGCCGCCCACCCATTCACCTGTTCCACCGTAGGCCAACCCGACATGACTCACCCTCGCCACAAGTCTTGATCCAGACGATTGTAGCATATACGGCTGTAGGATTAGTACATTTCGGACAAACACACCTTGTTCCCGAATGGATCGATGAGAGTCACTTGACAGCCGTAGGGAAGCTGGATCGGCTCTCCAGTGAACGTGACACCCGAATGTTGAAGCCGATGATAACTATCCAGACAGTTGTCAACGGGCAACACGAATATGGCACGATCTCCCCCCTGTCGGCCTACTAAAGACGACAATTCGGCATTTGTGGCCAGATGCACCACAAGCTCAAACGGTGCAGATGGCCTGTTGTACTCTAACACCACATTTCGCAGTCCTGGACCTGAAGTGTTTGCAACAAGGGTGAACAACTGCGTCTTTTCGCAGTAGAAGTTGATGGCCTTGTCATAGTCATCAACCCAAAAGGTCATTGCCACTCCGACTGGATTGTCCATTGATGCCTCCTCACTCACCTGGGGGTTTGAATTTTGGAATTTCAAACTTGGGCGTGATCTTGATTGGTGTCACCCCCAATTCTTTCAGTACCTCCAGTTCAGCCTGATACCAGGGACTACTGCCCGGTACTTTTCGTGCGGTATCCGCTCCCAAATCGTAAAATTTAAAGCCTTTTTCGTGCAGTTTGCGGATCAGGTATTTGTTGAAGTCGATCGATGCTTGTTGGTGTAACTCGGGATCATATGGCCTGAACTTCATATTCCTGGGCCAGAATTCCACCGCTTCCTTATGTCCAAATTTGGGTGCTGCAAATTGTAGCCGACCCTGCGTCTCGCCAATCAAGAAGAACCTCGACCCCTCAGGGAGTTGAGCGATCTTAGCGTCAAGGAAGGCGTCAACATC
This DNA window, taken from Tuwongella immobilis, encodes the following:
- a CDS encoding VOC family protein encodes the protein MDNPVGVAMTFWVDDYDKAINFYCEKTQLFTLVANTSGPGLRNVVLEYNRPSAPFELVVHLATNAELSSLVGRQGGDRAIFVLPVDNCLDSYHRLQHSGVTFTGEPIQLPYGCQVTLIDPFGNKVCLSEMY